A part of Candidatus Binatia bacterium genomic DNA contains:
- a CDS encoding SDR family NAD(P)-dependent oxidoreductase — MGSQAFQQKYGPWAVVTGGALGLGKAWCAELASRGLNIVSVDRLPEALQQQSTDLKSQYGVEVRTIHADLTDENILATVESATSDLEVGFLVCSAAMETDPEIVHPHLFHEGSLEFHRDLININVKAACELTYHFGKPMMERKRGGIVLISSGADGQGAPFVAHYGASKAYLTVLGEGLWFELQPHGVDAISAPLGMTRTTALEDFPEVEAMDPGDVVREILSELGKSPQLIPGRKNRFGQTVMKKLITKKRAIRMFADIHLNNFLKGRSEYDVYRK, encoded by the coding sequence ATGGGATCGCAGGCATTCCAACAGAAGTACGGGCCGTGGGCCGTCGTCACGGGCGGCGCTCTCGGCCTCGGAAAGGCGTGGTGTGCGGAGCTGGCGAGCCGTGGCCTCAACATCGTCTCGGTCGACCGTTTGCCGGAAGCCCTGCAGCAGCAGTCGACGGACCTGAAGAGCCAGTATGGCGTCGAGGTCCGGACGATCCACGCGGATCTCACCGACGAGAACATCCTGGCCACCGTCGAGAGCGCGACGAGCGACCTCGAAGTCGGATTCCTGGTCTGCAGTGCCGCCATGGAGACGGATCCCGAGATCGTTCATCCGCACCTGTTCCATGAGGGAAGCCTCGAGTTCCACCGAGACCTGATCAACATCAACGTGAAGGCCGCGTGCGAGCTCACGTACCACTTCGGCAAGCCCATGATGGAACGAAAGAGAGGCGGGATCGTCCTGATCTCGTCGGGCGCGGACGGGCAAGGCGCGCCCTTCGTCGCACACTACGGCGCGTCGAAAGCCTATCTGACGGTCCTCGGCGAAGGTCTCTGGTTCGAGCTCCAACCCCACGGGGTCGATGCGATCTCGGCGCCCTTGGGCATGACCCGAACGACCGCGCTCGAAGATTTCCCCGAGGTCGAGGCAATGGACCCCGGTGACGTCGTTCGAGAGATCCTGTCCGAGTTGGGCAAGAGCCCGCAGCTGATCCCCGGACGGAAGAACCGATTCGGTCAGACGGTAATGAAGAAGCTCATCACCAAGAAGCGAGCAATCCGAATGTTCGCCGACATCCATCTCAACAACTTCCTGAAGGGCCGCTCGGAGTACGACGTGTACCGAAAGTAG
- a CDS encoding enoyl-CoA hydratase has protein sequence MSEERFIQYETEGRVAVVSLDRPEARNAQHPPLLRQLDEAYERAVRDDEIRVIVLRANGPHFSAGHDISPKSLPLFRAEYTPAPGVAAHYGLEQEMYFGRSRRWRDIPKPTIAAVQGKCIGGGLMLCWPCDLMVAAEDAQFSDPVLRMGVGGVEYHGHTWELGARKAKEMLFTGEFIDAQEAWRLGMVNHVVPNEKLDEFTLDLAARISQMDPFALKMAKQAVNRTLDTMGQWTAMQAVFEMHHLCHAHSKLTHQGDSIAGQNLGTMKASLDTDEKA, from the coding sequence ATGTCCGAAGAGCGCTTCATCCAATACGAGACCGAGGGCCGCGTTGCCGTGGTAAGCCTCGACCGACCGGAGGCGCGCAACGCGCAGCACCCTCCCCTGCTTCGCCAGCTCGACGAGGCGTATGAGCGTGCCGTCCGAGACGACGAGATTCGCGTGATCGTCCTGCGCGCGAATGGCCCGCACTTCTCCGCTGGGCACGACATCAGTCCTAAGTCACTGCCACTCTTCCGAGCCGAGTACACGCCCGCGCCGGGCGTGGCCGCCCACTACGGTCTCGAGCAAGAGATGTACTTCGGCCGTTCACGGCGCTGGCGCGACATTCCGAAGCCCACGATCGCAGCGGTACAAGGAAAGTGCATCGGCGGCGGCCTGATGCTGTGTTGGCCCTGCGACCTGATGGTCGCGGCCGAAGACGCGCAGTTCAGCGACCCCGTGCTGCGGATGGGCGTCGGCGGTGTGGAGTACCACGGTCATACCTGGGAGCTGGGCGCACGCAAGGCCAAGGAGATGCTCTTTACCGGCGAGTTCATCGACGCGCAGGAAGCCTGGCGACTCGGGATGGTGAACCACGTCGTGCCGAACGAGAAGCTCGACGAGTTCACCCTCGACCTCGCCGCCCGAATCTCCCAGATGGATCCCTTCGCGCTGAAGATGGCCAAGCAGGCGGTGAACCGCACGCTCGACACGATGGGCCAATGGACGGCGATGCAGGCCGTGTTCGAAATGCACCACCTCTGCCATGCCCATTCGAAGCTCACGCACCAAGGCGACTCGATCGCCGGCCAGAATCTCGGAACCATGAAGGCCTCCCTCGACACGGACGAGAAGGCCTAA
- a CDS encoding acyl-CoA dehydrogenase has protein sequence MKLGLSPQQELLRDTFAEMLSVESSPARVRAAEPDGFDPALWTTLAQMGAVGTRVPTDNGGTGASLLDAIVIAEQLGRWLASAPLIEAMVTARALAAVGTPAAQSALDRLLGGEDVGVLALRPTSGKEAQWVPGGAAAQQIVGLHEDALVLVEHDTRTALPNLGATPLAKCRLDVSRTVLAQDDRAKQAHGAAVEEWKLLTAAALLGLARRALEIGAAYATERVQFDRPIATFQGVAHPLADAVTAVEGGRLLVQYAAWALSRRREDAAALISMAYTWSTEAATNVVARALHVHGGYGLSLEYDIQLYHRRAKAWGLVAGDPEEELVRAFVRREGKAACGLPEPGEMTVDFSLGQEAEAFRTRARAALEPLFTAELRSRSRMGWEACDFDFQSALARTGFLFPNWPAEYGGQGCSPLEARALAEEMERLGWPLQASATTRIVGETLMHFGSDDLKDEVLPRIAQGKAICCLGYTEPSSGSDVAAAATRAIRDGDEWVISGQKTFTSGANLGQYILLLTRTDPDAAKHRGLTMFLLPINTPGIDIQPIHTLSDERTNATYYDGVRIPDRYRIGNVNEGWQVMGYALNLEHGGGGSTGFLHVHEKLLHAALDWARTERNGRRPADDPRVQARLARSAMHIEVLRTLGLASLWAGMGHGSMPGIGPMVKLFGAETFIADASALLDLAAPESLMSGHAAGAMSGGEIEYAYRLSTATSIYGGTSEIMRSIIAQTALGMPRSRS, from the coding sequence GTGAAGCTCGGCCTGAGTCCGCAGCAAGAGCTGCTGCGCGACACCTTCGCCGAGATGCTCTCGGTCGAGTCGAGCCCCGCGCGCGTCCGCGCGGCCGAGCCCGACGGCTTCGACCCCGCGCTCTGGACGACATTGGCGCAGATGGGCGCCGTCGGCACGCGCGTCCCGACGGACAACGGGGGTACCGGCGCCAGCCTCCTCGACGCGATCGTGATCGCGGAGCAGCTCGGACGATGGCTCGCATCCGCTCCGCTCATCGAGGCCATGGTCACGGCCCGTGCGCTCGCTGCCGTTGGCACGCCGGCGGCACAGAGCGCGCTCGATCGCCTCCTCGGAGGTGAGGACGTCGGCGTCCTCGCCTTGCGCCCCACGTCGGGAAAGGAAGCGCAGTGGGTGCCTGGCGGAGCGGCCGCGCAGCAAATCGTCGGCCTCCACGAGGACGCGCTCGTACTCGTCGAGCACGACACGCGAACCGCGCTGCCGAATCTCGGCGCGACACCGCTCGCGAAATGCCGTCTCGATGTGTCACGCACGGTTCTCGCGCAGGACGATCGCGCGAAACAGGCGCATGGGGCGGCCGTCGAGGAGTGGAAGCTGCTTACGGCCGCAGCCTTGCTCGGGCTGGCTCGCCGCGCCCTCGAGATCGGCGCCGCCTACGCGACCGAGCGAGTCCAGTTCGACCGGCCCATCGCGACCTTCCAGGGTGTTGCGCACCCGCTCGCCGACGCGGTGACGGCGGTCGAGGGGGGACGCCTGCTCGTGCAGTACGCGGCGTGGGCCCTGAGTCGACGGCGCGAAGACGCCGCCGCCTTGATCTCGATGGCGTACACCTGGAGTACCGAGGCCGCGACGAATGTCGTCGCTCGAGCATTACACGTCCACGGCGGCTACGGCCTTTCCCTCGAGTACGACATCCAGCTCTACCATCGCCGGGCCAAGGCGTGGGGCCTCGTTGCCGGCGATCCGGAGGAGGAACTCGTCCGCGCCTTCGTGCGCCGCGAGGGAAAGGCCGCATGCGGCCTACCGGAGCCCGGCGAAATGACAGTGGACTTCTCGCTGGGGCAGGAAGCCGAGGCGTTTCGCACACGTGCTCGCGCCGCCCTCGAACCCCTGTTCACTGCCGAGCTCCGAAGCCGGAGCCGCATGGGTTGGGAGGCGTGCGACTTCGACTTTCAGAGCGCCCTCGCCCGCACAGGGTTCCTCTTCCCGAACTGGCCCGCGGAGTACGGCGGCCAGGGCTGTTCGCCCCTGGAGGCCCGCGCGCTGGCCGAAGAAATGGAGCGCCTCGGCTGGCCATTGCAGGCGTCTGCGACGACACGCATCGTCGGAGAGACGTTGATGCACTTCGGCAGCGACGATCTGAAAGATGAAGTGCTCCCACGCATCGCGCAGGGCAAGGCGATCTGCTGCTTGGGCTACACCGAGCCAAGCTCCGGATCGGACGTGGCCGCCGCGGCCACGCGAGCGATCCGCGACGGCGACGAGTGGGTGATCAGCGGCCAGAAGACGTTCACGAGCGGCGCGAATCTGGGCCAGTACATCCTTCTCCTGACGCGCACCGACCCGGACGCGGCCAAACATCGCGGCCTCACGATGTTCCTCCTGCCGATCAACACGCCCGGGATCGACATCCAACCCATCCATACCCTCTCGGACGAGCGAACCAACGCCACGTACTACGATGGTGTTCGAATCCCCGACCGATACCGCATCGGCAACGTGAACGAGGGCTGGCAAGTCATGGGCTACGCCCTGAATCTGGAGCACGGCGGCGGTGGCTCGACCGGGTTCCTGCACGTGCACGAGAAACTGCTCCACGCAGCCCTCGACTGGGCCAGAACCGAACGCAACGGAAGGCGCCCCGCCGACGACCCGCGGGTGCAGGCACGCCTCGCCCGCTCCGCAATGCACATCGAGGTTCTCCGCACGCTGGGCCTCGCCAGCCTGTGGGCCGGCATGGGACACGGCAGCATGCCGGGTATCGGCCCGATGGTGAAGTTGTTCGGGGCCGAAACGTTCATCGCGGATGCTTCCGCCTTGCTCGACCTGGCCGCCCCCGAGTCCCTAATGTCCGGTCATGCCGCGGGGGCGATGAGCGGCGGCGAGATCGAGTACGCCTACCGGCTCTCGACCGCCACCTCGATCTACGGCGGCACGAGTGAGATCATGCGAAGCATCATCGCCCAGACGGCTCTCGGGATGCCGCGCAGCCGAAGCTAG
- a CDS encoding FadD3 family acyl-CoA ligase, with the protein MLDADTIPKLLLRAAERFGEQTALENGDQHWNFTELADAGLEAAAAFIAAGIEPGDRVAIWAPNSARWMLAALGLQAAGGVLVPLNTRFKGSEAGYILRKSRARMLLCVSEFLGNRYLDMLETEDLPDLADRVLLDGTDPRARTWDELSESGRSVSPQEARRRAETVGPGDLADILFTSGTTGHPKGVMMAHGQNIIGYEAWTEAVGLRAGDRYLIVNPFFHAFGYKAGWMSCIMRGVTILPHPQLDVPEVLARVPRDRVTVLPGPPALYQTILMHPDRTRHDLSSLRLAMTGAAVIPPELIRRMKSEIGFETVVTGYGLTETAGLATQNRAGEDPETIALTAGPPLPFGEIRCVSPDGTDVPIGEDGEVLLRGATVTRGYFDDEDATRSTIDADGWLHTGDVGRLDERGYIRITDRLKDMYIMGGFNCYPAEIEKLLFEMPGIGEVAVIGVPDERMGEVGRAFVVAEPNAAITPDDVVAWSRANMANYKVPRAVEIVAELPKTASGKVQKFRLRGSA; encoded by the coding sequence GTGCTGGACGCCGATACCATCCCGAAGCTCTTGCTGCGCGCGGCCGAGCGCTTCGGCGAGCAGACCGCGCTGGAGAATGGCGACCAACACTGGAACTTCACCGAGCTCGCCGACGCGGGACTCGAAGCCGCGGCAGCGTTCATCGCCGCCGGCATCGAGCCGGGCGACCGGGTCGCCATCTGGGCGCCGAACAGTGCGCGCTGGATGCTCGCCGCCCTCGGCCTGCAAGCGGCAGGAGGGGTCCTCGTCCCCCTGAACACACGATTCAAAGGCTCGGAGGCCGGCTACATCCTGCGAAAGAGCCGTGCGCGCATGCTGCTGTGCGTCTCCGAGTTCCTGGGCAATCGCTATCTCGACATGCTCGAGACCGAGGACCTGCCCGACTTGGCCGATCGCGTGCTCCTGGACGGCACCGACCCGCGCGCCCGAACCTGGGACGAGCTCTCCGAGTCCGGACGGTCGGTGTCGCCACAGGAAGCACGACGTCGTGCGGAGACGGTGGGCCCCGGCGATCTCGCCGACATCCTCTTCACCTCGGGCACGACGGGCCACCCCAAGGGCGTCATGATGGCTCACGGCCAGAACATCATCGGGTATGAGGCGTGGACGGAGGCCGTGGGGCTGCGCGCGGGTGACCGATACCTCATCGTGAATCCGTTCTTCCACGCGTTCGGCTACAAGGCGGGATGGATGTCTTGCATAATGCGTGGCGTGACGATCCTGCCGCACCCACAGCTCGACGTCCCCGAAGTCCTCGCACGGGTCCCGCGCGACCGCGTGACCGTGCTGCCCGGGCCCCCCGCGCTCTACCAAACGATTCTCATGCACCCCGACCGCACCCGGCACGACCTCTCGTCACTGCGGCTCGCCATGACGGGTGCGGCCGTGATTCCCCCGGAGCTCATCCGTCGGATGAAATCCGAGATCGGATTCGAGACGGTCGTCACCGGATACGGCCTCACCGAGACCGCCGGGCTCGCGACGCAAAACCGTGCCGGCGAGGACCCGGAGACGATCGCGCTCACCGCGGGACCGCCCCTGCCCTTCGGCGAGATCCGCTGTGTGTCCCCGGACGGCACCGATGTCCCCATCGGCGAGGACGGTGAGGTGCTCCTCCGCGGCGCGACGGTCACCCGCGGCTACTTCGACGACGAGGACGCGACCCGCAGCACAATCGACGCGGACGGCTGGCTGCACACCGGCGACGTGGGGCGGCTCGACGAGCGTGGCTACATCCGCATCACCGATCGTCTGAAGGACATGTACATCATGGGGGGCTTCAACTGTTACCCCGCCGAGATCGAGAAACTCCTCTTCGAGATGCCCGGGATCGGCGAGGTGGCCGTGATCGGCGTGCCGGACGAGCGCATGGGGGAGGTCGGCCGCGCCTTCGTCGTCGCCGAGCCGAATGCCGCGATCACCCCCGACGACGTGGTCGCCTGGAGCCGCGCGAACATGGCCAACTACAAGGTGCCGCGAGCGGTGGAGATCGTCGCCGAGCTCCCGAAGACAGCGTCGGGCAAAGTACAGAAGTTCCGTCTTCGGGGATCGGCGTGA
- a CDS encoding aldo/keto reductase has translation MEYRKLGSSGLEVSAIGIGGTNFGKRCDEAETARILHASLDRGVNLVDTANFYSGGKSEEFIGKALQGKRDQVVLTSKFGQPLGHGPMEGGGSRRHVMEAVEASLSRLRTDVIDLYQMHIPDPTVPIEETLRALDDLVRQGKVRYLGCSNFDGFQLAEAHWTARTCGLERFVSAQAHYSLLTRDVEHALVPACLQYGVGLLPFFALESGVLTGKYRAGKPPPEGSRAAKYPQFFFGDLGEQAIAAVEGLLAFAEERNHTLTELALAALLAQPSVSSIVVGAMSPEQLDGSLAALTWNLSAEDLAEVNRLAPSSPPPWLRFLHEAPSTIPTPQS, from the coding sequence ATGGAATACCGGAAGCTTGGAAGCTCCGGACTCGAAGTGTCGGCGATCGGCATCGGCGGGACGAACTTCGGCAAACGTTGCGACGAGGCGGAGACGGCGCGGATCCTCCACGCGTCTCTGGACCGGGGTGTGAACCTCGTCGACACGGCCAATTTCTACAGCGGCGGCAAGTCCGAGGAGTTCATCGGTAAGGCTCTCCAAGGGAAGCGCGACCAAGTCGTGCTGACGTCGAAGTTCGGCCAGCCCCTCGGACACGGCCCGATGGAAGGCGGAGGCTCACGACGGCACGTCATGGAGGCGGTGGAAGCGAGCCTCTCCCGCCTCCGGACCGACGTGATCGACCTCTACCAGATGCACATCCCCGACCCGACGGTTCCGATCGAGGAGACCCTGCGGGCGCTCGACGACCTCGTACGCCAAGGGAAAGTCCGGTACCTCGGTTGCTCAAACTTCGACGGGTTTCAACTCGCCGAGGCGCACTGGACGGCGCGTACCTGCGGTCTGGAACGATTCGTCTCCGCGCAGGCGCACTACAGCCTTCTCACGCGCGACGTAGAGCACGCGCTGGTGCCGGCGTGTCTGCAGTACGGGGTGGGCCTGCTTCCCTTCTTCGCGCTCGAATCCGGTGTCCTGACCGGGAAATACCGTGCGGGGAAGCCGCCGCCGGAAGGTTCGCGCGCAGCCAAGTACCCGCAGTTCTTCTTCGGCGACCTCGGAGAACAAGCCATCGCGGCCGTCGAGGGGTTGCTCGCGTTCGCAGAGGAGCGCAACCACACGCTCACCGAGCTCGCGCTGGCCGCGCTGCTCGCCCAGCCGTCGGTGAGCTCGATCGTGGTCGGCGCGATGTCGCCCGAACAGCTCGACGGAAGCCTCGCGGCCCTTACGTGGAATCTCTCGGCCGAAGACCTCGCGGAGGTGAATCGCCTCGCGCCGTCGTCGCCTCCGCCCTGGCTCCGCTTCCTGCACGAAGCGCCGTCGACGATCCCGACCCCACAGAGCTGA
- a CDS encoding amidohydrolase family protein, whose translation MAFPKDIGVIDLLLGVPSGPEAYSGAGPRRATERWRRLLRDEESLAKLDMPAGYMFKDLPRAGEQTDYIAWTISEMDRFGVERAMIRIDDDDELAKEASRRFPNRFFHWYEADAHRGMDEVRKIVRLHEEYDLRAIGGLPAAHDPQLPINDARWYPIYAKCVELDLPFCCNVGIPGPRVPFASQKVELVDEVCWFFPELRFVMRHGAEPWTALAVKLMLKWPNLFYMTSAFAPKHYPKDIVDYANTRGSDKIMYAGYFPFGLTLDRIFEELPKVPFRDHVWPKFLRENALRVFQLPN comes from the coding sequence ATGGCGTTTCCGAAGGACATCGGCGTGATCGATCTTCTGCTCGGGGTTCCTTCGGGTCCGGAAGCGTACTCCGGCGCCGGCCCCCGACGCGCCACCGAACGATGGCGTCGCCTCCTGCGGGACGAGGAGAGCCTTGCCAAGCTCGACATGCCCGCGGGGTACATGTTCAAGGATCTCCCGCGCGCCGGGGAACAAACCGACTACATCGCGTGGACCATCTCGGAGATGGACCGGTTCGGAGTCGAGCGGGCGATGATCCGCATCGACGACGACGACGAGCTCGCCAAGGAGGCGAGCCGCCGCTTCCCGAATCGCTTCTTCCACTGGTACGAGGCCGACGCCCACCGCGGCATGGACGAGGTCCGCAAGATCGTCCGCCTGCACGAAGAGTACGACCTGCGAGCGATCGGAGGCCTGCCGGCCGCGCACGACCCGCAGCTGCCGATCAACGACGCGCGCTGGTATCCGATCTACGCGAAGTGCGTGGAGCTCGATCTGCCGTTCTGCTGCAACGTGGGCATCCCGGGACCACGGGTGCCGTTCGCAAGCCAAAAGGTCGAGCTCGTCGACGAAGTCTGTTGGTTCTTCCCCGAACTGCGCTTCGTCATGCGCCACGGCGCCGAGCCGTGGACAGCGCTCGCCGTGAAGCTAATGCTGAAGTGGCCAAACCTGTTTTACATGACCAGCGCGTTCGCCCCGAAGCACTACCCAAAGGACATCGTCGACTACGCCAACACGCGGGGCAGCGACAAGATCATGTACGCAGGCTATTTCCCCTTCGGGCTGACACTCGATCGAATCTTCGAAGAGCTGCCCAAGGTTCCCTTCCGCGACCATGTGTGGCCCAAGTTTCTGCGCGAGAACGCCCTCAGGGTCTTTCAACTGCCCAACTGA
- a CDS encoding Rieske 2Fe-2S domain-containing protein: MAENFPMPVPDGWFAVAYGDELSAGEVKPMRWFGRHLVVFRDADGQARVLDAHCRHMGAHLGHGGTVCGRSVRCPFHAWEWDGETGECVAIPYAKKIPAKARMRSWETRERNGLVLVWHHGGGAAPSWEVPEVEEATNPAWTDPDRYDWTIQTQVQEIAENGVDTAHFRFVHGTVTVPEGEVEFDGDFRHAVNHIRMNTPRGEVDGTIEARSFGIGLSIVRYSGIFETVQVLSTTPIDERTVVHRKSFRQPRPTEGEKPSRAPGAFIRNVVKQLGEDVPIWENKVYQERPLLCDGDGPIGKYRQWCRRFYSDPAAPAAE, encoded by the coding sequence GTGGCCGAGAATTTTCCTATGCCGGTCCCCGATGGATGGTTCGCCGTGGCGTACGGTGACGAGCTCTCGGCGGGGGAGGTGAAGCCGATGCGCTGGTTCGGGCGCCACCTGGTCGTTTTTCGAGACGCAGACGGGCAGGCGCGAGTGTTGGACGCCCACTGTCGGCACATGGGTGCGCACCTCGGCCACGGCGGGACGGTCTGCGGACGCTCGGTGCGTTGCCCGTTTCATGCCTGGGAGTGGGACGGCGAGACGGGCGAGTGCGTGGCGATTCCGTACGCCAAGAAGATCCCGGCCAAGGCGCGCATGCGGTCCTGGGAGACGCGCGAGCGCAACGGACTGGTACTCGTCTGGCATCACGGTGGCGGCGCGGCGCCAAGCTGGGAGGTGCCCGAGGTCGAGGAGGCGACGAATCCCGCCTGGACCGATCCGGATCGCTACGACTGGACGATCCAGACCCAAGTGCAGGAGATCGCCGAGAACGGAGTCGATACGGCGCACTTCCGATTCGTGCACGGAACCGTGACTGTGCCGGAGGGCGAGGTGGAGTTCGATGGTGATTTCCGCCACGCGGTGAATCACATCCGCATGAATACGCCGCGTGGGGAGGTGGACGGCACGATCGAGGCGCGCTCGTTCGGGATCGGGCTGTCGATCGTTCGCTACAGCGGGATCTTCGAGACGGTTCAAGTGCTCTCCACGACGCCCATCGATGAGCGTACCGTCGTGCACCGAAAGTCGTTTCGGCAGCCGCGTCCGACGGAGGGGGAGAAGCCGTCCCGGGCGCCCGGTGCGTTCATCCGCAACGTCGTAAAGCAGCTCGGCGAGGACGTTCCGATCTGGGAGAACAAGGTCTACCAAGAGCGTCCCCTCTTGTGCGACGGCGACGGGCCGATCGGAAAGTACCGGCAGTGGTGTCGCCGGTTCTACAGCGATCCGGCGGCGCCCGCCGCCGAATGA
- a CDS encoding nuclear transport factor 2 family protein has product MQQTDRDILEINNLLAEYCLACDECRFDDFARLFGTDGEMHAFRRVWKGFDELVSFISAAPEGIHLCGLPRISLDGDRAECTVNFVFVTHDKQVGSLGLYIDELGRTPEGWRFRTRKIKILRPSEKAA; this is encoded by the coding sequence ATGCAGCAGACCGATCGTGACATCCTCGAGATCAACAACCTTCTCGCCGAGTATTGCCTCGCCTGTGACGAGTGTCGCTTCGACGACTTCGCGCGCTTGTTCGGCACGGATGGTGAGATGCATGCCTTTCGGCGCGTCTGGAAGGGCTTTGACGAGTTGGTGTCCTTCATCTCGGCGGCGCCCGAAGGCATTCATCTCTGCGGCCTGCCGCGGATTTCTCTCGACGGTGATCGAGCGGAGTGCACGGTCAACTTCGTCTTCGTGACCCACGACAAGCAGGTCGGGAGCCTGGGGCTGTACATCGACGAGCTGGGTCGGACGCCGGAGGGCTGGCGCTTCCGAACGCGAAAGATCAAGATCCTGAGGCCGAGCGAGAAGGCCGCGTGA
- a CDS encoding acyl-CoA dehydrogenase family protein, with amino-acid sequence MSEPVPSPADLSVRVSAWLDEHDEALAPYRLPLESFDARVDQLKKLQRELFDAGWVRYGWPTELAGLGGNELHRAAVYEALADAGYPPRSVFEHLDIIIPTLARFAPELAVDLVPRMMRGDELWCQGFSEPEAGSDLAALRTRADRDGDGFVLRGHKIWTSWAKWARRCMVLARTGAQDDRHRALTMMVVDIDTPGLTVRPIVQSNGTPELAEVFFDDVPVAASQVVGEVDGGWAIAMYLLSCERGSYPWQRHEFLRARLATLSSNAQRDADHERLGHAYSDLFAVRTRAWSTQCALARGEVPGPEAAVNKILITETEQTLYDAASEILGHGIQTGLVPEAWRWQEDFLFSRATSIYGGSRQIQLTVVARHLIGHGAGSETEPGWSDWVDSITQAVRESPTVRDALDGLGWWDVSGACADGDGRIGFGALFEVLGRELAVGPALGAVLSAPILEASGGRPNLDSTYAVVVGESNARLDILAPGGPARDLVVKLPSGWGRVSADAIRWSSSALDKGALQVGSLDPEAIDPLDVRGDVQALEERCLALGRTAICFEILGASTILLDAATEHTRTRRQFGKPLADFQAVQHLLAEAHVELAALRELCHALLAPDSENGPEPEAAALAKLRGGRAGRTIAQRCLQAFGAIGFTEEHLHHRYARRIMTLDAFLGGGSELARRLGARAAQSGQALKGLPFDSLRGARGPEST; translated from the coding sequence GTGAGCGAGCCCGTTCCGTCCCCCGCGGATCTCTCTGTTCGTGTGAGCGCCTGGCTGGACGAGCACGACGAAGCGCTTGCGCCGTATCGGCTGCCCCTCGAGAGCTTTGACGCTCGGGTCGACCAGCTGAAGAAGCTGCAACGCGAGCTCTTCGACGCCGGCTGGGTACGTTACGGGTGGCCTACGGAGTTGGCCGGCCTGGGCGGCAACGAGCTGCATCGTGCTGCGGTTTACGAAGCACTGGCGGACGCGGGCTATCCTCCGCGTTCGGTCTTTGAGCATCTGGACATCATCATCCCGACACTGGCGCGGTTCGCGCCGGAGCTCGCGGTCGACCTCGTTCCGCGCATGATGCGTGGGGACGAGCTCTGGTGTCAGGGCTTCTCGGAACCCGAGGCCGGCTCGGACCTAGCTGCGCTGCGCACGCGCGCCGATCGCGACGGAGACGGCTTCGTTTTACGAGGGCACAAGATCTGGACGAGCTGGGCGAAGTGGGCGCGCCGCTGCATGGTCCTGGCTCGGACCGGGGCGCAGGACGACCGCCACCGTGCGCTCACCATGATGGTCGTGGACATCGATACGCCCGGACTGACGGTGCGGCCGATCGTCCAGTCCAACGGTACGCCGGAGCTCGCGGAAGTGTTCTTCGACGATGTGCCGGTCGCCGCCAGCCAGGTGGTCGGCGAGGTCGATGGTGGCTGGGCCATCGCGATGTATCTCCTGTCGTGCGAGCGTGGGAGCTATCCCTGGCAGCGGCACGAGTTCCTGCGGGCGCGTCTCGCGACGCTCTCCAGCAATGCGCAGCGTGACGCGGATCACGAACGGCTCGGGCACGCCTACAGCGATCTGTTTGCCGTGCGCACGCGCGCGTGGTCGACGCAGTGTGCACTCGCGCGCGGCGAGGTTCCGGGCCCCGAGGCCGCGGTAAACAAGATTCTCATCACCGAGACCGAGCAGACGCTGTACGACGCAGCGAGCGAGATCCTCGGCCACGGGATCCAGACCGGCCTCGTGCCGGAGGCGTGGCGCTGGCAGGAGGACTTCCTCTTCTCCCGAGCGACGTCGATTTACGGCGGCTCGCGACAGATCCAGCTCACTGTGGTGGCGCGCCACCTGATCGGGCACGGCGCCGGCTCCGAGACGGAGCCGGGTTGGTCGGACTGGGTCGATTCGATCACGCAGGCCGTCCGAGAGAGCCCGACCGTGCGCGATGCCCTGGACGGACTGGGCTGGTGGGACGTTTCCGGAGCGTGCGCCGATGGCGATGGTCGCATCGGCTTCGGCGCCCTATTCGAGGTGCTTGGACGCGAGCTCGCCGTAGGACCGGCTCTCGGCGCGGTTCTCAGCGCTCCCATCTTGGAGGCGAGCGGCGGCAGGCCGAATCTCGACTCCACGTATGCCGTCGTGGTGGGGGAATCGAACGCCCGGCTCGACATCTTGGCGCCCGGCGGACCTGCGCGTGACCTCGTCGTGAAGCTTCCGAGTGGCTGGGGGCGGGTGTCGGCCGATGCGATTCGTTGGAGCTCGAGTGCTTTGGACAAGGGCGCCCTGCAGGTCGGGAGCCTCGATCCGGAAGCAATCGACCCGCTCGATGTTCGCGGGGATGTCCAGGCACTGGAGGAGCGCTGTCTCGCGCTCGGGCGTACGGCCATCTGTTTCGAGATTCTGGGTGCAAGCACTATCCTTCTCGATGCGGCCACCGAGCACACGCGCACGCGGCGCCAGTTCGGGAAGCCGCTGGCCGACTTTCAGGCCGTGCAGCACCTCCTCGCGGAGGCGCACGTGGAGTTGGCCGCGTTGCGAGAGCTTTGCCACGCGCTCTTGGCGCCGGACTCCGAGAACGGTCCTGAACCCGAGGCGGCGGCGCTGGCGAAGCTCCGTGGTGGTCGAGCGGGCCGAACGATCGCGCAGCGTTGCCTGCAGGCTTTCGGCGCGATCGGCTTCACTGAAGAGCACCTCCATCACCGGTACGCCCGTCGGATCATGACGCTCGACGCCTTTCTCGGCGGCGGGTCGGAACTCGCACGTCGTCTTGGCGCCCGCGCGGCCCAGAGCGGCCAAGCGTTGAAGGGCTTACCCTTCGACTCGCTGCGGGGCGCACGAGGTCCGGAAAGCACGTGA